Proteins from a genomic interval of Medicago truncatula cultivar Jemalong A17 chromosome 3, MtrunA17r5.0-ANR, whole genome shotgun sequence:
- the LOC11433679 gene encoding phosphoenolpyruvate carboxykinase (ATP) 1: protein MADKETTKEKNGSDFRNGTTIDNVVGRRGLPMIQTHKKVMDSSEICHDDSSPSVKAQTIHELHSLQKKKNNKSTPNTPIRSSTTTQSPFASISEEERQKQKQQLQSISESLASLTRETGPKVVKGDPASKGSSSHVDHHQHSPLISTAFDVSDSALKFTHVLYNLSPAELYEQAIKYEKGSFITATGALATLSGAKTGRSPRDKRVVKDQTTQHDLWWGKGSPNIEMDEHTFLVNRERAVDYLNSLEKVYVNDQFLNWDPEHRIKVRIVSARAYHSLFMHNMCIRPTPEELEEFGTPDFTIYNAGQFPCNRFTHYMTSSTSIDMNLTRKEMVILGTQYAGEMKKGLFSLMHYLMPKRNILSLHSGCNMGKNGDVALFFGLSGTGKTTLSTDHNRYLIGDDEHCWSENGVSNIEGGCYAKCVDLSKDKEPDIWNAIKFGTVLENVVFDEHTRDVDFSDKSVTENTRAAYPIEYIPNARIPCVAPHAKNVILLACDAFGVLPPVSKLSLAQTMYHFISGYTALVAGTEDGIKEPQATFSACFGAAFIMMHPTKYATMLAEKMQKHGATGWLVNTGWSGGSYGSGNRIKLAYTRKIIDAIHSGCLLNAKYIKTEVFGLEIPTAIDGVPSEILDPINTWFEKKAYQDTLLKLAGLFKNNFDGFVSYKIGKDQKLTEEIVSAGPIF, encoded by the exons ATGGCAGACAAGGAGACAACAAAAGAGAAGAATGGATCAGATTTCAGAAATGGAACAACTATTGACAACGTTGTTGGGCGTCGTGGGCTACCCATGATCCAAACCCACAAGAAAGTTATGGATTCTTCAGAGATATGTCACGACGACAGCAGCCCATCGGTGAAAGCCCAAACAATTCACGAACTTCATTCTctacagaagaagaagaacaacaagTCAACTCCTAACACTCCTATcagatcatcaacaacaacacaatctCCCTTTGCCTCTATTTCTGAAGAGGAAcgccaaaaacaaaaacaacaacttcaatCCATCAG TGAATCGTTGGCGTCGTTGACAAGGGAGACAGGACCTAAGGTGGTGAAAGGAGACCCAGCCAGCAAAGGGAGTAGTTCACACGTGGATCATCACCAGCATAGTCCTCTTATTTCAACAGCATTTGATGTTAGTGATAGTGCACTCAAATTCACACATGTCCTATACAATCTTTCCCCTGCCg AGCTGTATGAACAAGCGATAAAGTACGAAAAGGGTTCATTCATAACAGCAACGGGTGCGTTAGCCACTCTTTCAGGAGCAAAGACAGGACGTTCTCCACGTGACAAACGGGTTGTTAAGGATCAGACAACCCAACATGATCTTTGGTGGGGAAA GGGTTCACCGAATATTGAAATGGACGAGCATACTTTCTTAGTCAACAGAGAAAGAGCAGTTGATTACTTGAACTCCCTTGAAAAG GTTTATGTGAATGATCAATTTCTGAATTGGGATCCAGAACACAGAATCAAAGTCCGAATAGTATCTGCAAGAGCTTATCATTCTCTATTTATGCATAATAT GTGCATCCGACCAACACCTGAAGAGCTAGAGGAATTTGGTACCCCAGATTTCACTATATACAATGCAGGACAGTTCCCTTGTAATCGTTTTACTCATTACATGACTTCATCAACTAGCATAGACATGAATCTTACAAGAAAGGAAATGGTCATCCTTGGCACACAATATGCTGGAGAAATGAAGAAAGGTCTCTTTAGTTTAATGCACTACCTCATGCCGAAGCGCAATATTCTCTCCCTACATTCTGGATGTAATATGGGCAAAAATGGCGATGTTGCGCTCTTTTTTGGATTATCAG GTACTGGAAAGACTACTCTTTCTACCGATCATAACCGGTATTTGATTGGAGATGATGAGCATTGCTGGAGTGAAAATGGGGTGTCAAATATTGAAGGAGGTTGCTATGCTAAGTGTGTTGATCTTTCAAAGGATAAGGAACCAGATATCTGGAATGCCATCAAATTTGGGACAG TGCTCgaaaatgttgtttttgatgAGCATACGCGAGATGTAGATTTCTCAGACAAATCTGTAACCG AGAATACTCGTGCAGCGTATCCTATAGAGTACATACCTAATGCTAGGATACCATGTGTTGCTCCCCATGCAAAGAATGTCATCCTTCTAGCTTGTGATGCATTTGGGGTACTCCCCCCAGTAAGCAAGCTGAGCTTGGCCCAAACAATGTACCATTTTATCAGTGGCTATACGGCATTG GTTGCTGGGACAGAAGATGGTATAAAAGAGCCACAAGCTACATTTTCTGCTTGTTTCGGTGCAGCATTTATAATGATGCATCCTACCAAATATGCTACGATGCTGGCTGAGAAGATGCAGAAGCATGGAGCTACTGGATGGCTTGTCAATACTGGCTGGTCAGGGGGAAG TTATGGATCAGGCAATCGGATCAAGTTAGCGTACACGAGGAAAATCATTGATGCCATTCATTCTGGCTGTCTCTTGAATGCGAAATACATTAAAACTGAAGTGTTTGGGCTTGAGATCCCAACAGCAATAGATGGAGTCCCATCTGAAATCTTGGACCCCATAAACACG TGGTTTGAAAAGAAGGCCTACCAAGATACACTTCTGAAATTAGCTGGTCTATTCAAGAACAATTTTGATGGATTTGTGAGCTACAAGATAGGGAAAGATCAAAAGTTAACTGAAGAGATTGTCTCTGCTGGTCCTATATTCTGA
- the LOC11426822 gene encoding ubiquitin-fold modifier-conjugating enzyme 1: MEGWDPNTKSTLTQIPLLTTKAGPRDGAAWTTRLKEEYKSLIAYTQMNKSNDNDWFRISASNPEGTRWTGKCWYVYNLLKYEFDLQFDIPVTYPSTAPELELPQLDGKTQKMYRGGKICLTVHFKPLWAKNCPRFGIAHALCLGLAPWLAAEVPILVDSGMIKHKDDATTSAES; this comes from the exons atgGAAGGCTGGGACCCAAACACGAAGTCGACGCTAACACAGATCCCATTGCTAACAACAAAGGCAGGTCCCCGAGACGGAGCGGCATGGACGACCAGGCTGAAGGAAGAGTACAAGTCTCTTATTGCTTACACTCAGATGAACAAATCCAACGACAACGATTGGTTTCGTATCTCTGCCTCTAATCCTGAAGGTACTCGTTGGACCGGTAAATGTTGGTATGTCTATAATCTTCTCAAGTATGAATTTGATCTTCAATTCGATATTCCCGTCACTTATCCTTCCACTGCACCCGAGCTTGAACTCCCTCAATTGGATGGCAAGACTCAAAAG atGTATAGGGGTGGAAAGATATGCTTGACTGTTCATTTCAAGCCTCTCTGGGCCAAAAATTG CCCTAGATTTGGTATAGCACATGCACTTTGCTTGGGTCTTGCCCCGTGGCTTGCAGCGGAGGTTCCCATTCTTGTGGATTCTGGTATGATCAAGCACAAAGACGATGCAACCACATCAGCTGAATCTTAG